The genome window AACTTGAAACGCTCCTCGAACCCTACGGCTTTTTACGCATCCACCGCTCCTACCTTATCAACCTCCGCCGCGTCGACGAGATGGAAACGATCGATCAGAGCCGCATCCGCTTTACGTTCGAGGGGATCGACGAGAACGTCGAAAGTTCCAAGGAAGGGGCCAAACAGTTCCGAAACCGCTTCAAAGGAGAAGAAGAATGATTCTCGCCGTATCCGCCTGTTTGCTCGGTGAACGCATCCGTTTTGACGGAGGCCACAAGCACGACCGCTTTTTGACCGACGAACTGGGGAAATTCGCCCGTTTCGTCCCTTTTTGCCCCGAACACCTAGCATTCGGCACCCCGCGCCCTTCGGTGAGACTTGTGCGCGAAGGCTCCAAAATCCGCATCGAGAGCAACAAAGACCACAGCGATCTCACCGACGCGCTCACCGCTGAGTGTTCCAATGAACTGGGCCGGATCGCCGCCGAAAACCTCTGCGGCATCGTCTTTAAATCCAAATCCCCCAGCTGCGGCCTCAAAAGCGCCAAACTCTATCTCGACAACGGTTTTTGCGAAGGGAAAGAGGACGGAGTATTCGCCTCCATGTGCCGCGAGCGCTTTGCTCTGCTGCCGATGGAAGAGGAAGGGCGGCTTCAGGACATGTGGCTTCGGGAAAATTTCGTGATGCAGCTCTTTGCCTACCACCGCTTCGAGACGTTCAAAAACGCTTCGCCCTCCATGAAAGAGCTCGTCATGTTTCATACCGCGCACAAGTTCATGCTACAGTCGAAAAACGAGATGCTCTACCGCCAGATGGGCAACGTCGTCGCCAACCGCGATAACGTGCCGTTCGAATCCCTCCTCGAACGTTACGAACATCTCTTCAAAACCGCCATTTCCCACAAAAGCTCCATCAAACGGACCCGCAACGTCCTCGAACACATGGCCGGTTTTTTCAAACACGACCTCACCCGTGCCGAAAAAGAGATTCTCCACGGCCAGATCCGTGACTATGCCGACAAAATCATCCCGCTGATCGTTCCCCTCTCGACGATCGGCCTCTATGCCCGCAAATACGACACACACTATCTGCTCGAACAGGTATTCCTCGATCCCTACCCCAAAACGCTGGCGCTGCGATCGCACCTCGATGCGGGAAAATAGATGCGCCGCATCCTCTGGTTCCGCCGTGACCTGCGTGTCGCGGACAATCCCCTTCTCGCCCAGGGCGAAGAAGTGCTGCCGATTTTCATTTTCGATCCCGATATCCTCTCGCCGCTTCGGCGAGACGACCGCCGCGTCACCTATATTTTCGACGCCGTCGTACGCCTCAAATCCGAGCTTAAAACGCTCGGGCTGGATCTGATCCTTTTTTACGGCCGACCCGGCGACGTCTTTGATCTCCTCTTGCAACGGAGCGCATTCGACGAAGTGTGCGCTTCGGGAGATTACGGTATGTACGAACGCGACCGTGACCGCGACGTTTCCCACCGCTTGCCCTTCCGTTTTCTGGAAGACACCTACATTTTTTCTCCCGACGAAGTGCTCAAAGACGACGGCACCCCCTATCTCATTTTTACCCCCTACTACAACCGGGCCAAGCGTCTTTTTCGTCCCGAGCATATGCAGGAATACCGCCCTGTTATGCAGACACTCATTCCCTGGGAAGGAGACGCGATCCATGCCCTCTCGCATGAGGGAATCGACGCACGTCCGATCGATCTTGCGTCGCTGGGATTCAAGCGCGCTTCGCTCACCGCAGCCCAACGCCGCACCCCGATCCAGAAACTCGACCTCTTT of Sulfuricurvum sp. IAE1 contains these proteins:
- a CDS encoding DUF523 and DUF1722 domain-containing protein gives rise to the protein MILAVSACLLGERIRFDGGHKHDRFLTDELGKFARFVPFCPEHLAFGTPRPSVRLVREGSKIRIESNKDHSDLTDALTAECSNELGRIAAENLCGIVFKSKSPSCGLKSAKLYLDNGFCEGKEDGVFASMCRERFALLPMEEEGRLQDMWLRENFVMQLFAYHRFETFKNASPSMKELVMFHTAHKFMLQSKNEMLYRQMGNVVANRDNVPFESLLERYEHLFKTAISHKSSIKRTRNVLEHMAGFFKHDLTRAEKEILHGQIRDYADKIIPLIVPLSTIGLYARKYDTHYLLEQVFLDPYPKTLALRSHLDAGK